A section of the Parcubacteria group bacterium CG10_big_fil_rev_8_21_14_0_10_36_14 genome encodes:
- a CDS encoding HflC protein has protein sequence MYNVNKIEQLKKFKKKLPIIAGLFIFFVILFGCFGTVGAGERGILLQFGAVTEKVFNEGLYFKIPLIQEVVKLDVKIQKDEVPATAASKDLQIVTSQVALNYHLDPKNVNKIWQEVGQGFNARIIAPAIQEAVKATMAKFTAEELITKREDVKDQIKDNLAKRLLQNNIIVDEVNITSFDFSKSFNDAIEQKVTAEQLKLKAARDLDRIKIEADQRVAEAEGKAKAIKTEAQALQFNALLIQLRWIEKWDGKAPTYWGEASPFFGLK, from the coding sequence ATGTATAATGTTAATAAGATAGAGCAATTGAAGAAATTTAAAAAGAAGTTGCCAATAATAGCAGGTCTTTTTATATTTTTTGTTATTTTATTTGGCTGTTTTGGTACAGTTGGCGCAGGTGAAAGAGGAATACTTTTACAATTTGGCGCAGTTACCGAAAAAGTATTTAATGAGGGTCTTTATTTTAAGATTCCATTAATTCAAGAAGTTGTGAAGCTGGATGTAAAGATACAAAAAGATGAAGTTCCGGCAACAGCGGCATCAAAGGATTTGCAGATCGTCACCTCACAGGTTGCCTTAAACTATCATCTTGACCCAAAAAATGTAAACAAGATTTGGCAAGAAGTGGGACAAGGCTTTAATGCTCGTATCATTGCTCCTGCTATTCAAGAAGCAGTGAAGGCGACAATGGCAAAATTTACAGCCGAAGAGCTTATAACTAAACGTGAAGACGTAAAAGATCAAATTAAAGATAATCTCGCCAAGCGTCTTTTGCAGAATAATATAATAGTAGATGAGGTGAATATTACCTCTTTCGATTTTTCTAAATCATTTAATGACGCAATTGAACAAAAGGTAACCGCCGAACAATTGAAGTTAAAAGCTGCAAGAGATTTGGATAGAATAAAAATTGAAGCTGACCAAAGGGTTGCTGAAGCAGAAGGTAAAGCAAAGGCTATAAAAACAGAAGCACAGGCCCTACAGTTTAATGCATTGCTAATTCAACTTCGTTGGATAGAAAAATGGGATGGAAAAGCTCCAACATATTGGGGCGAAGCATCACCTTTTTTCGGATTAAAATAA
- the typA gene encoding translational GTPase TypA, giving the protein MEIRNIAIIAHVDHGKTTLTDALMRQTGMSEAGDSMDSNVLELERGITIYSKNTSVYYKNTKINIVDTPGHADFGSEVERVLRSIDSVLLLVDAQEGPMPQTKFVLKKSLELGLKPIVVLNKIDKPASMPDIVQEMIYELFLNLGASDEQLDFTTIYAISRDGIAKTSLDDDSKDLTPLLDTILKEVTIASGEELQNKPLRIQPFNLAYDNFLGRLAIGRIYEGKINDASRVIIKDVKGEIRKGKITKLFTFEGLKRKEVKEAGAGDIVMIAGLPDIFIGETICENIEQEALPAINIDEPTISLNLFINNSPFAGKEGKYVTNRQIKERLEKELEVNVGLKIDFSGIDHYKIYGRGEMHIAILLENMRREGYEMQISQPHVIIKEENGIKLEPFEEVTINVPEEMSGTVIKKLGSRCGNVVEMMPEHGNIKIIFEMPTRGLLGYRNEFVVDTKGEGIIYTRVIGFRPYVGNIKKTDVGSMVSMATGKALGFSLFNLQNRGSLYIDANTEVYEGMVVGNASKGHDLTVNPTKGKQLTNMRASGSDESINLTPPLRLTLERGMSIMSDDEYLEITPKNIRLRKQFLTENERTKANKKITSL; this is encoded by the coding sequence ATGGAGATAAGAAACATCGCAATTATTGCCCATGTAGACCATGGTAAAACAACTCTGACCGATGCGTTAATGCGACAAACAGGGATGTCTGAAGCCGGAGACAGTATGGATAGCAATGTGCTAGAGCTTGAGAGAGGAATAACGATTTATTCAAAGAATACCTCTGTCTATTATAAAAATACGAAAATAAATATCGTGGATACTCCGGGACACGCTGATTTTGGTTCGGAAGTTGAACGTGTTTTGCGTTCAATTGACTCCGTGCTTTTACTTGTTGATGCCCAAGAAGGACCAATGCCTCAAACAAAGTTTGTTTTAAAAAAGTCACTTGAGTTGGGGCTGAAACCAATAGTAGTATTAAATAAAATAGACAAGCCCGCTTCAATGCCGGATATTGTGCAAGAAATGATTTATGAACTTTTTCTTAACTTAGGAGCAAGTGATGAACAGCTTGATTTTACTACAATTTATGCAATCTCCAGAGATGGAATTGCTAAAACAAGTCTTGATGATGATTCCAAAGACCTTACTCCCCTCTTGGATACAATTTTGAAAGAAGTTACGATTGCTTCGGGCGAAGAGTTACAAAACAAACCCCTAAGAATACAACCCTTCAATCTTGCATATGATAATTTTTTGGGACGTCTTGCTATTGGACGAATTTATGAAGGAAAAATAAATGATGCTTCCAGGGTAATAATAAAAGACGTAAAAGGAGAAATCCGTAAAGGAAAAATTACAAAGTTATTTACTTTTGAAGGATTAAAAAGAAAAGAAGTAAAAGAAGCCGGCGCCGGGGATATCGTGATGATAGCCGGTCTTCCTGATATATTTATTGGAGAAACTATTTGCGAAAATATAGAACAAGAGGCTTTGCCGGCTATCAACATTGATGAACCGACCATTTCATTAAATTTATTTATCAACAACTCTCCATTTGCCGGAAAAGAAGGAAAGTATGTCACCAATAGACAGATAAAAGAAAGATTGGAAAAAGAATTAGAAGTTAACGTTGGTTTAAAAATCGATTTTTCTGGAATTGACCATTATAAAATTTATGGCCGAGGAGAAATGCATATTGCGATTTTGCTGGAAAATATGCGCCGAGAAGGTTATGAAATGCAGATATCTCAACCCCATGTAATTATCAAAGAAGAAAATGGAATAAAACTTGAACCTTTTGAAGAAGTAACTATTAATGTGCCTGAAGAAATGTCCGGAACTGTTATAAAAAAACTCGGAAGCCGATGTGGAAATGTAGTTGAGATGATGCCGGAACATGGGAATATAAAAATTATTTTTGAAATGCCGACCAGAGGACTTCTTGGATATAGAAATGAATTTGTCGTTGACACAAAAGGTGAAGGTATTATTTATACCCGAGTTATCGGATTTCGCCCTTATGTTGGAAATATCAAAAAAACCGATGTCGGTTCTATGGTTTCAATGGCAACAGGAAAAGCTCTTGGCTTTTCATTATTTAATCTTCAGAATAGAGGTTCTCTTTATATTGATGCAAATACAGAGGTTTACGAAGGAATGGTTGTTGGAAATGCATCAAAAGGACATGATTTAACCGTAAATCCAACAAAAGGAAAACAACTAACAAATATGCGTGCTTCTGGGTCTGATGAATCAATCAATTTGACCCCGCCTCTAAGACTAACACTTGAAAGAGGTATGAGTATAATGAGTGATGATGAATATTTAGAAATTACTCCGAAAAACATTCGCTTAAGAAAACAATTTTTAACCGAAAACGAAAGAACGAAGGCAAATAAAAAAATTACTTCTTTATAA